A portion of the uncultured Draconibacterium sp. genome contains these proteins:
- a CDS encoding RagB/SusD family nutrient uptake outer membrane protein, with amino-acid sequence MKRIIKYLTVVFISAFVLWGCDESFLELSNPNEIDAEVLFTDVDNLELELTSVYSSLKSYRLYGAGFMAQSLLPKGFIADQDWTGNADWNHMFQHESVAEDNSIADIWLGWYRVVARANDFFTQAEDYITENDPTSDDLASIEKMMGEAHFLRAFAYFHLVRLWGEGNPAVDGEKPGVPLILQVSTSIEDMKVGRASVNEVYAQIISDLNNAIALLPESWDADNIARADSWSAKGLLSRVYMTQHDFSNAKTTLEDIINNGGFSLVPGDEYEGLFHDEKEFSEESLFEINLATDMTVNAFNGGLGSLHALLIAPYSKGWSNIFVHDENVRRFGSDPRLHVNALEPGVDTIYNGTFVVKPYPKGELGWSLKKYINLEESIYSTNRNYGANFNIVRLADIYLMYAEVLNEQGNDATASEYMNKVRRRAYGYDPNTAVSEVDYTGFTGTQLRDSIREERFRELFAEGMRWYDIQRWRTGAEEAARYEKVVSGSIVFEDKDYYLPIPQTEMTNNEVIQQSTGY; translated from the coding sequence ATGAAACGAATAATAAAATATTTAACCGTTGTTTTTATCTCTGCATTTGTGTTGTGGGGATGTGACGAAAGTTTTTTGGAGCTATCCAATCCAAACGAAATTGATGCAGAGGTATTATTTACAGATGTGGATAATTTAGAACTGGAATTAACCAGCGTATATTCTTCACTAAAATCTTACCGTTTATATGGAGCCGGCTTTATGGCCCAGAGTTTACTTCCTAAAGGATTTATTGCAGATCAGGACTGGACAGGTAACGCTGATTGGAATCACATGTTTCAGCACGAAAGTGTAGCTGAAGACAACAGTATTGCAGACATTTGGCTGGGCTGGTACCGCGTAGTAGCACGGGCAAACGATTTTTTCACTCAGGCAGAAGATTATATTACGGAAAATGATCCAACTTCAGATGACCTGGCTTCGATAGAAAAGATGATGGGCGAAGCTCACTTTTTAAGAGCTTTTGCATATTTCCACCTGGTTCGTCTGTGGGGTGAAGGAAATCCCGCCGTTGATGGTGAAAAACCAGGTGTGCCTTTAATTCTTCAGGTTTCAACTAGTATTGAAGATATGAAAGTTGGTCGTGCGTCGGTAAACGAAGTCTACGCTCAAATTATTTCCGATCTGAACAATGCAATAGCTCTCTTGCCGGAAAGTTGGGATGCCGATAATATTGCCCGTGCTGATAGTTGGTCGGCTAAAGGATTATTGAGCCGTGTTTACATGACACAGCATGATTTCTCCAATGCCAAAACTACTTTAGAAGACATCATCAATAATGGAGGTTTTAGTTTAGTTCCTGGCGATGAATACGAAGGATTATTTCACGATGAAAAAGAATTCAGCGAAGAGTCCTTGTTTGAAATCAATCTTGCTACCGATATGACGGTAAATGCATTTAATGGTGGCTTGGGATCGTTGCATGCACTGCTTATTGCGCCTTACTCAAAAGGTTGGAGTAATATTTTTGTGCATGACGAAAACGTGCGCCGGTTTGGATCCGATCCTCGTTTACATGTGAATGCCCTTGAGCCCGGAGTTGATACCATTTACAACGGCACTTTTGTAGTTAAACCATACCCGAAAGGAGAACTGGGGTGGAGTTTGAAAAAGTACATCAACCTTGAAGAATCGATTTATTCAACGAACCGAAACTACGGTGCCAATTTTAACATCGTTCGTTTGGCTGATATTTACCTTATGTATGCTGAAGTATTGAATGAGCAGGGGAACGATGCAACTGCTTCGGAATATATGAATAAAGTGCGACGCCGTGCCTATGGATACGATCCAAACACCGCAGTATCAGAGGTGGATTATACCGGATTTACAGGAACACAATTGCGCGATTCCATTAGGGAAGAACGATTCCGTGAATTGTTTGCGGAAGGAATGCGCTGGTACGATATTCAGCGCTGGAGAACCGGAGCTGAAGAAGCTGCCAGGTATGAAAAAGTAGTTTCAGGATCTATTGTTTTTGAAGATAAGGATTATTATTTGCCGATTCCTCAAACGGAAATGACTAATAATGAAGTGATTCAACAAAGTACAGGATATTAA
- a CDS encoding DUF5989 family protein has translation MDFFKDLWGFIKVRKKFWLIPLVTILVFLGLIVVVSGGSALAPFIYTLF, from the coding sequence ATGGATTTTTTTAAAGATTTATGGGGCTTTATTAAAGTCAGAAAAAAATTCTGGCTCATTCCTTTGGTTACCATTTTGGTTTTCCTCGGATTGATAGTTGTCGTTTCAGGAGGTTCAGCTCTGGCACCTTTTATCTATACACTTTTTTAA
- a CDS encoding carbamoyltransferase, protein MNYILGISAFYHDSAAVLLADGNIVAAAQEERFSRVKNDASFPVNAIKYVLNEGGIDLEELDIVSFYEKPFLKFERLLETYHAFAPKGVVSFVKSMPVWMKEKLFQKKMITDELKKLGTLNAQLVFPEHHLSHAASAFFPSPFEESAILTIDGVGEWATTTLCHGLKNEITVLKELHFPHSLGLLYSAFTYYCGFRVNSGEYKLMGLAPYGDPDCKQTEVFIKKIKEELVDIREDGSFLLNQRYFEYATGLKMTNDKRWQNLFGIKRRVPESEISQDYMNLAYAIQKVSEEIILKLAETARILVGSENLVLAGGVALNSVANGKILESGLFKNVWVQPAAGDAGGALGAAVAAWHVFLGEQRHPSPDDSMKAALLGPSFSEKEIQKFIRSKEIQSTHFEDFDVLCNEVASFIEEGKVVGWFQGRMEYGPRALGNRSILADARNSGMQRKLNLKIKYRESFRPFAPSVLEEDAGIFFHAKKSPYMLFVVPVRDDLRIFSPISSQNNIMERLNMKRSEVPAVTHVDYSARVQTVSKGQNLKFWKLLQAFKEKSGTGLLVNTSFNVRGEPIVCTPDDAYRCFRQTEMDVLVLGNYMIVKSGVNVLSGSI, encoded by the coding sequence ATGAATTATATTTTAGGCATATCGGCGTTTTATCACGATAGTGCAGCGGTTTTACTGGCTGACGGTAATATTGTTGCAGCTGCGCAGGAAGAGCGCTTTTCTCGTGTGAAGAATGATGCTTCATTTCCGGTAAATGCCATAAAATATGTTCTAAATGAAGGTGGAATTGACCTTGAGGAACTGGATATAGTAAGTTTTTATGAAAAGCCGTTTCTGAAATTCGAGCGTTTGCTGGAAACCTATCACGCGTTTGCGCCAAAAGGAGTTGTAAGCTTTGTTAAATCGATGCCGGTATGGATGAAGGAAAAGCTTTTTCAGAAAAAAATGATTACCGATGAGTTGAAAAAGTTGGGAACGTTAAATGCTCAGCTTGTTTTTCCCGAGCATCATTTATCGCATGCAGCAAGTGCATTTTTTCCGTCGCCGTTCGAAGAGTCCGCCATTCTTACCATCGATGGAGTGGGTGAGTGGGCCACAACCACTTTGTGTCATGGCCTCAAAAATGAAATTACCGTATTAAAAGAGTTGCATTTTCCGCATTCGTTGGGGTTGCTTTATTCTGCGTTTACCTATTACTGCGGATTCAGGGTGAACAGCGGAGAATACAAGTTGATGGGGCTTGCTCCTTACGGTGATCCCGATTGCAAACAAACGGAGGTATTCATCAAAAAAATAAAAGAAGAGCTGGTTGATATTAGAGAGGATGGTTCATTTTTGCTTAATCAGCGTTATTTCGAATATGCCACCGGTTTAAAAATGACTAACGATAAACGGTGGCAGAATTTATTCGGGATAAAAAGAAGAGTTCCCGAATCTGAAATTTCTCAGGATTACATGAACCTGGCTTATGCCATTCAAAAGGTAAGCGAAGAGATCATTTTGAAATTGGCTGAAACCGCCCGAATATTAGTTGGTTCCGAGAATCTTGTTCTGGCAGGCGGAGTTGCTTTAAACAGTGTGGCAAACGGCAAAATACTGGAGTCGGGATTGTTTAAAAATGTGTGGGTGCAGCCTGCCGCAGGTGATGCGGGGGGCGCGCTGGGAGCTGCCGTGGCAGCGTGGCATGTGTTTTTAGGCGAACAAAGGCATCCCTCTCCTGATGATTCAATGAAAGCTGCTTTGTTGGGGCCTTCTTTTTCTGAAAAAGAAATTCAAAAGTTTATCCGGAGTAAGGAAATTCAATCAACGCATTTTGAAGATTTTGATGTTTTGTGTAATGAAGTCGCATCTTTTATTGAAGAGGGGAAAGTGGTTGGATGGTTTCAGGGGAGAATGGAATATGGTCCGCGTGCTCTTGGAAACAGAAGTATTTTAGCTGATGCACGAAATAGTGGAATGCAGCGAAAACTCAATCTGAAAATTAAATACAGGGAGAGCTTCCGTCCTTTTGCTCCCTCTGTCTTAGAGGAGGATGCCGGGATTTTCTTTCACGCCAAAAAGTCACCATATATGCTGTTTGTAGTTCCTGTGAGAGATGATCTTAGGATCTTTTCTCCAATATCGTCACAAAACAATATTATGGAAAGACTGAATATGAAACGTTCCGAAGTTCCTGCTGTAACACATGTCGATTACTCAGCACGTGTCCAGACTGTATCAAAAGGACAGAATTTAAAATTTTGGAAACTGCTGCAAGCTTTTAAAGAAAAGAGCGGGACAGGTTTATTGGTAAATACGAGCTTCAATGTAAGAGGCGAGCCCATTGTGTGTACACCTGATGATGCTTACCGTTGTTTCAGGCAAACAGAAATGGATGTATTGGTTTTGGGAAATTACATGATTGTTAAATCCGGAGTTAATGTTTTAAGTGGCAGTATATGA
- a CDS encoding L-fucose/L-arabinose isomerase family protein has translation MKEKIKKGTSRIGVFCVGFDKYWSQFDGLLDEMLQKHEVFKSKIPAEDSTIIDFGMVDNPAKAYQTVKELEAANLDLIFCNMVTYATSGTFGVIVKRLEVPIILVALQPLKAMDYSKASTYMQLMNDDICAMPEFAAVAARMGKKIPDTIIGCLHDDPEVDKELKEYASIAKVLNTLKNAQLGHLGHPLNAMLDMHTDATMLTSAFGSHVVECEANELISCFQRVTEEEVKEEEAGILNFFDTPDPVSDPISCKLKDEDLYIAAKVSVALKKFVEETALDGLAYYYDGPEGSELRSVMTNLIVGNSLLTASGFPMCGESDLKTLMALMIMDRLGLGGSFAELHPIDFNDGFVLVGHDGPHNVAIADGKPVLRSLEKYHGKPGSGAGVEFKIKEGPITMLSINSTYNGSFKFIIAEGESVKGPIPPTGNTNTRGYFKPDIKTFLKRWISEGPTHHFSLCIGHHAKTIQKIANYLDLESVIISQDS, from the coding sequence ATGAAAGAAAAAATTAAAAAAGGAACTTCACGAATAGGTGTTTTTTGTGTGGGGTTTGATAAATATTGGAGCCAGTTTGATGGCCTGCTTGATGAAATGCTTCAAAAACATGAAGTATTCAAAAGTAAAATCCCTGCAGAAGATAGTACCATCATTGATTTTGGGATGGTTGATAATCCTGCAAAAGCTTACCAGACAGTTAAAGAACTTGAAGCTGCAAATCTCGACCTGATCTTTTGTAACATGGTTACCTATGCAACTTCTGGAACATTTGGTGTTATTGTTAAGCGTCTTGAAGTCCCAATAATACTTGTTGCATTGCAGCCTTTAAAAGCTATGGATTATTCAAAGGCATCCACCTATATGCAATTAATGAATGACGATATTTGTGCAATGCCGGAATTTGCCGCTGTGGCTGCCCGTATGGGGAAAAAAATACCGGATACAATTATCGGTTGTTTGCACGATGATCCGGAAGTGGATAAGGAATTAAAAGAATACGCTTCTATTGCAAAAGTTTTAAATACACTGAAAAATGCACAGCTTGGGCATTTAGGACATCCGCTGAATGCTATGCTTGATATGCACACCGATGCTACCATGCTAACGTCAGCTTTTGGAAGTCATGTCGTAGAATGTGAAGCAAACGAATTAATAAGTTGTTTTCAGCGAGTAACCGAAGAAGAGGTGAAAGAGGAAGAAGCCGGAATTTTAAATTTTTTCGATACGCCTGATCCGGTTTCTGATCCTATATCGTGTAAATTGAAAGATGAAGATTTATATATTGCGGCAAAAGTAAGTGTTGCATTAAAAAAGTTTGTTGAAGAAACAGCCCTGGATGGTTTGGCGTATTATTACGACGGACCGGAAGGAAGCGAATTGCGCAGCGTAATGACCAATTTGATTGTGGGTAACTCGCTGTTAACTGCCAGTGGTTTCCCAATGTGTGGCGAGTCGGATTTAAAAACATTGATGGCATTGATGATAATGGATCGTTTAGGTTTAGGTGGAAGTTTTGCAGAATTACATCCCATTGATTTTAACGATGGATTTGTGCTTGTTGGTCACGACGGGCCTCACAATGTTGCTATCGCCGACGGAAAACCGGTGTTGCGAAGCCTGGAAAAATACCATGGTAAACCCGGAAGTGGTGCCGGAGTTGAGTTTAAAATTAAAGAAGGTCCTATTACAATGCTTTCTATCAACTCAACTTACAATGGAAGTTTCAAATTTATTATTGCCGAGGGTGAATCTGTAAAAGGACCGATACCTCCAACAGGGAATACAAATACCCGCGGGTATTTTAAACCTGATATTAAAACATTCCTGAAGCGATGGATTAGCGAAGGTCCAACACACCATTTTTCGTTGTGTATCGGTCATCATGCCAAAACGATTCAGAAAATTGCAAATTATCTGGATCTGGAATCGGTGATTATTTCTCAGGATTCATAA
- a CDS encoding glycosyl hydrolase, giving the protein MKRFYITVLFIALFIGESSLVLAQSDAYKTLKEDFVYPPNEARPKVYWWWLNGYVDNQRIIEEIAAMQEAGISGFDIFEIGVPASDTMVPAGPAFLSEASLESIKIAVQEAGRRNMEVGLNLASSWNAGGSWVKPENAAKSLYSSLVRLDGKQQGKVNVPFPEIPKVDALGHAKRIEYTDDGKPAYSEEVAIVAVPVNKNGKINPESVIDVSESFNAKTGELNWEKPEGEWEIHRYVCSNSGEQLKMPSTNSAGPIIDHFDADATTFHFNYIIEKLKSVLGDLEKSALKSMYLASYEATGFVWTPTLPAKFREINGYDITPFLPALYNGNLFSEELTLKFKTDFRRTLSELMIDNFYKKAKEISNQNGLEINSESGGPGLPLHNVPVEPLKALGALDRPRGEFWINHNRLNDEGIDILRVVKEVSAASHIYQRGIVEEEAFTTFQHWQEGPCDMKMVGDRAFCEGMNRVVVHGFSHNPAGTGTPGIVYHAGTHYNDKRVWWPKVKPFNDYLARISAVFQSSKFYADVLYYYGDDIPNYGGHKNSRFTASPGYDYEIVNTDILKQAKINNGEIVLPNGAHFKMLVLEDSPIINPEVLEKLQELVKGGATVVGEKPETVLSLKNLETSKKQQNLLDKLWSKEEGVINQSCKSDLSKILAQKNILPDFDYKDKVLGLLDFIHYQKDEMDVYFVRNTTNKWVTRECAFKVKGKSPELWDPESGEILPVSIFRNNAETTSLPVSLPPLGSVLIVFSNKTQEHYQSIAGNNSDLPEMKFTQNGFVALEEGDFKLITEKGEVSVSSQIKEQPVDGAWEVFFPENWGAPQRAIFPELKSWTDSTVDGIKYFSGTAKYVKTFQYDIHSVQQKGGKIYLDLGKIKKLGDVWLNNVHLGISWTESNLFDITNILKAGDNKLIVEVSNTWTNRITGDALTGENFTNSNIEATHIQGLNKIYVPWAEVPLQESGLIGPVKIIFTNEIH; this is encoded by the coding sequence ATGAAGCGATTTTACATAACAGTTTTATTCATTGCCTTATTTATCGGTGAATCGTCGTTGGTCTTGGCACAAAGTGATGCATACAAAACGTTAAAAGAAGATTTTGTGTATCCGCCGAACGAAGCGCGACCAAAGGTTTATTGGTGGTGGTTAAATGGTTATGTCGATAATCAGCGAATCATTGAAGAAATTGCAGCTATGCAGGAAGCTGGGATATCTGGTTTCGATATTTTCGAAATTGGCGTTCCGGCGTCGGATACTATGGTTCCTGCAGGCCCTGCTTTTTTGAGCGAGGCTTCACTTGAATCCATAAAAATAGCTGTGCAGGAAGCTGGTCGCAGAAATATGGAAGTGGGCTTAAATTTGGCAAGCAGCTGGAATGCAGGAGGAAGCTGGGTTAAACCGGAAAATGCGGCAAAATCATTATATAGTTCATTGGTTAGGTTAGATGGGAAACAGCAGGGGAAGGTTAACGTACCTTTCCCTGAAATTCCTAAAGTGGATGCCTTGGGCCATGCAAAACGCATAGAATACACCGATGATGGTAAACCTGCTTATTCAGAAGAAGTTGCGATTGTTGCGGTTCCGGTAAACAAAAATGGAAAAATTAACCCGGAATCGGTGATTGATGTAAGCGAATCTTTTAATGCTAAAACCGGTGAGTTGAATTGGGAAAAACCGGAAGGAGAGTGGGAGATTCATCGTTATGTGTGTTCCAACTCGGGCGAACAACTGAAAATGCCCAGTACCAATTCTGCGGGGCCGATAATCGATCATTTCGATGCAGATGCAACCACTTTTCATTTCAACTACATCATCGAAAAATTAAAGTCGGTGCTTGGCGATTTGGAGAAGTCTGCGTTGAAAAGTATGTACCTGGCCAGTTACGAAGCTACCGGATTTGTTTGGACACCCACTTTACCCGCGAAGTTCAGGGAAATTAATGGTTACGATATAACTCCGTTTTTGCCTGCTTTGTACAATGGTAATTTGTTTAGCGAAGAACTAACACTGAAATTTAAGACCGATTTTAGAAGAACACTTTCAGAGTTGATGATCGATAATTTCTATAAAAAGGCGAAAGAAATTTCGAATCAAAACGGACTGGAAATCAACTCCGAGTCGGGCGGCCCCGGATTACCATTACACAATGTGCCGGTTGAACCATTAAAAGCATTGGGTGCACTCGATCGTCCGCGGGGTGAATTCTGGATTAACCACAACCGTTTAAACGACGAGGGAATCGATATTCTTCGAGTGGTTAAAGAGGTTTCAGCAGCTTCTCATATTTATCAAAGGGGAATTGTGGAAGAGGAGGCGTTTACCACTTTTCAGCACTGGCAGGAAGGGCCTTGCGATATGAAGATGGTGGGTGATCGAGCATTCTGCGAAGGAATGAACCGCGTGGTTGTTCATGGATTCAGTCATAATCCTGCCGGAACTGGAACGCCGGGAATTGTATATCATGCAGGAACGCATTACAATGATAAACGAGTGTGGTGGCCGAAAGTAAAACCGTTTAACGATTATCTGGCGCGCATTTCAGCAGTATTTCAGTCTTCGAAGTTTTATGCCGATGTGCTTTACTATTATGGCGATGATATTCCGAATTACGGGGGCCACAAAAACAGCCGTTTTACTGCCAGTCCAGGATACGACTACGAGATTGTAAATACCGACATTCTGAAACAGGCAAAAATCAATAATGGTGAAATTGTTTTGCCTAACGGAGCACATTTTAAAATGCTGGTGTTGGAAGACTCGCCTATCATAAATCCGGAAGTACTTGAAAAATTACAAGAGCTTGTAAAAGGCGGTGCCACTGTTGTCGGTGAAAAACCGGAAACAGTCCTGTCGTTGAAAAACCTGGAGACTTCAAAAAAACAACAAAACCTATTGGATAAACTCTGGTCGAAAGAGGAAGGAGTTATCAATCAAAGCTGTAAGTCGGATCTTTCAAAAATCCTGGCTCAAAAAAATATTCTCCCCGATTTTGATTATAAAGATAAAGTGCTCGGATTATTGGACTTTATCCACTATCAAAAAGATGAAATGGATGTATATTTTGTTCGGAATACCACCAATAAATGGGTAACACGCGAATGTGCATTTAAAGTAAAAGGTAAATCGCCCGAGTTATGGGATCCGGAATCAGGAGAAATTCTGCCGGTTTCGATTTTCAGAAACAATGCTGAAACAACAAGCCTGCCGGTAAGTTTGCCGCCACTTGGTTCGGTTTTAATTGTGTTCTCGAACAAAACGCAGGAACATTATCAATCCATTGCCGGAAACAATTCGGATCTACCGGAAATGAAATTTACCCAAAACGGTTTTGTTGCCCTGGAAGAAGGCGATTTCAAATTAATAACCGAAAAAGGAGAAGTCAGCGTCTCTTCACAAATAAAGGAACAGCCGGTTGACGGAGCCTGGGAAGTATTTTTTCCTGAAAACTGGGGCGCTCCCCAACGTGCCATTTTCCCGGAACTAAAAAGCTGGACGGATTCTACGGTGGATGGAATCAAGTATTTTTCAGGAACGGCTAAATATGTAAAAACTTTTCAGTACGACATTCATTCGGTTCAGCAAAAAGGTGGAAAAATCTATCTTGATTTAGGTAAAATAAAAAAGTTGGGCGATGTTTGGCTAAATAATGTGCACCTCGGAATTAGCTGGACAGAATCGAATTTATTTGACATCACCAACATTCTGAAAGCAGGTGATAACAAGTTAATTGTAGAGGTTTCGAATACCTGGACAAACCGAATAACCGGCGACGCACTAACCGGCGAGAATTTTACCAATTCAAATATTGAAGCCACGCACATTCAGGGGCTGAATAAAATTTATGTGCCGTGGGCAGAAGTTCCTTTGCAGGAGTCGGGCCTGATTGGGCCGGTAAAAATCATTTTTACGAACGAAATCCATTAA
- a CDS encoding aldose epimerase family protein, translating to MKKWWFLAALFFMCLSSVCLAGKVKQNEKEMKVTIKSFGTSQNGEEVNCFTLTNNKGIQVGIIEFGAIVKSLKTPDKNGVLKDIVLGYDDLAGYENDSYYFGATIGRVANRIGGASVKIEGKNYDLAKNTLPNFGPNHLHGGVKSFNKVVWKGEAFESENEIGVTLSYLSKDGEEGYPGNLQCTLTYSLNDKNELKIDYSATTDKKTVVNFTHHSYFNLRGDGKGDVLDQHISINADYFTPADDDLIPTGEVKKVDGLPVDFKKQRSIGSRFNEMQLAKFKGYDLNYIINHKERGDLALAATAFDPQSGIILEVLTTQPCMHFYTGNFLDGVPGKEGKRYEQNGAFCFEPQGYPDAPNKLHFQSVNLAPDEEYSQTIIYKFSR from the coding sequence ATGAAAAAATGGTGGTTTTTAGCGGCACTGTTCTTCATGTGCCTGAGTTCGGTATGTCTGGCCGGAAAAGTTAAACAAAATGAAAAAGAAATGAAAGTAACAATAAAGTCTTTTGGAACAAGCCAAAACGGAGAGGAGGTTAATTGTTTTACTCTCACCAATAATAAGGGGATTCAGGTGGGAATTATTGAATTTGGAGCCATTGTAAAAAGCCTGAAAACGCCCGACAAAAATGGAGTTTTGAAAGATATTGTTTTGGGTTACGATGATTTGGCAGGTTATGAAAACGACAGCTATTATTTTGGCGCTACCATTGGTCGGGTTGCCAATCGTATTGGGGGAGCTTCAGTAAAAATCGAAGGAAAAAATTACGACCTGGCTAAAAATACCCTGCCTAATTTTGGCCCAAATCATTTGCATGGAGGTGTGAAAAGTTTCAATAAAGTAGTATGGAAAGGCGAGGCTTTTGAGTCGGAAAACGAAATTGGTGTAACGCTTTCGTATTTAAGCAAAGACGGTGAAGAAGGTTATCCCGGAAATCTACAATGTACCCTCACCTATTCGTTAAACGATAAGAACGAACTGAAAATAGATTACAGTGCTACCACTGATAAAAAGACGGTAGTGAACTTCACACATCACAGCTATTTTAATTTGCGGGGAGACGGAAAAGGTGATGTTTTAGATCAGCATATTTCTATCAATGCCGATTATTTTACTCCGGCTGATGATGATTTGATTCCAACAGGAGAAGTGAAAAAGGTGGATGGTTTGCCTGTCGATTTTAAGAAACAGCGTTCCATTGGTTCGCGTTTTAACGAGATGCAATTGGCGAAGTTTAAGGGTTACGACTTAAACTACATCATCAATCATAAAGAGCGTGGCGATTTGGCACTGGCTGCCACTGCCTTCGATCCACAGTCGGGAATAATTCTGGAAGTGCTTACCACACAGCCTTGCATGCATTTTTATACAGGAAACTTTCTGGACGGTGTGCCCGGAAAGGAAGGGAAAAGGTATGAGCAGAATGGCGCTTTTTGTTTTGAACCGCAAGGCTACCCGGATGCACCCAATAAATTGCATTTTCAATCGGTAAATCTTGCGCCAGACGAAGAGTATTCACAAACAATCATTTACAAATTTTCAAGGTAA
- a CDS encoding sugar porter family MFS transporter, which translates to MKKSLIQSAIVAALGGLLFGFDTAVISGTTNWLESVFELSSSQLGFTVASALIGTIIGALFIGKPTDKYGRKYVLFILAILYLISALGSALAWDWHSFLFFRLIGGLGVGGASVVSPMYIAEISPAPYRGRLVAVAQLNIVLGMLVAYLSNFVIVSLQLGEVEWRWMFGVEAVPAALFFFLLFSTPRSPRWLVSKGMEEEAQKVLEKCGTDLGNVQQEIQEIKNSLNLEHHSVKEPFFTKKYQIPIFLAIMLALFNQLSGINAVLYYAPTIFSMAGFEKSSALLNTMGVGGVFFIFTIIAMAVIDKFGRKNIMIIGSIGYIISLSMTAGAFLKYGDQFTDSGSMMVLAGLFLFIASHAFGQGSVIWVYLSEIFPNRVRARGQALGTTTHWAAAAFISWTFPLIAEVSGGYAFAFYAFCMVGQLVWVIFAMKETKGISLEQIQKKLGIE; encoded by the coding sequence ATGAAGAAGAGTTTAATACAATCTGCAATAGTAGCTGCGCTCGGCGGACTTTTATTTGGTTTCGACACCGCAGTAATTTCCGGAACAACAAACTGGCTGGAGTCGGTTTTTGAACTCAGTTCGTCGCAACTGGGATTTACCGTAGCCAGCGCTTTAATCGGTACCATTATCGGCGCCTTGTTTATTGGCAAACCAACCGATAAATATGGCCGAAAATATGTGTTGTTTATACTGGCAATACTTTACCTAATATCTGCGCTTGGTTCTGCTTTGGCCTGGGATTGGCACAGCTTTCTTTTCTTTCGATTAATTGGAGGATTGGGCGTTGGGGGCGCTTCGGTTGTGTCGCCCATGTATATTGCCGAGATTTCGCCGGCGCCTTATCGCGGAAGACTGGTTGCTGTAGCACAGTTAAACATTGTTTTGGGTATGTTGGTGGCTTACCTGTCGAATTTTGTGATTGTAAGCCTGCAACTCGGCGAAGTGGAATGGCGTTGGATGTTTGGCGTTGAAGCTGTTCCGGCTGCACTATTTTTCTTTTTGCTTTTTTCTACACCACGAAGCCCAAGATGGCTTGTTTCGAAAGGGATGGAAGAGGAAGCTCAAAAAGTTCTGGAAAAATGTGGAACCGATTTGGGCAACGTACAACAGGAAATTCAGGAGATTAAAAACTCTCTGAACCTGGAACATCATTCCGTTAAAGAGCCCTTTTTTACAAAAAAATATCAAATCCCTATTTTCCTGGCAATCATGCTTGCTTTGTTCAATCAGTTGTCAGGAATAAATGCCGTACTTTATTACGCACCTACTATTTTTTCAATGGCCGGTTTTGAAAAAAGTTCTGCTCTATTGAATACCATGGGGGTGGGTGGAGTGTTTTTTATATTCACTATTATTGCCATGGCGGTAATCGATAAATTTGGCCGGAAGAATATCATGATCATCGGTTCAATCGGTTACATCATCAGCCTGTCGATGACTGCCGGTGCATTTTTGAAATATGGAGACCAGTTTACCGATTCCGGAAGTATGATGGTTTTAGCTGGTTTATTTCTGTTTATTGCCTCGCATGCTTTTGGGCAAGGCTCAGTCATCTGGGTGTATTTAAGCGAGATTTTTCCAAACAGGGTGCGTGCCCGTGGTCAGGCACTGGGAACTACAACGCATTGGGCTGCTGCTGCTTTTATTTCATGGACATTCCCTTTAATTGCAGAAGTATCCGGCGGTTATGCTTTCGCCTTTTATGCTTTTTGTATGGTAGGACAACTGGTTTGGGTGATTTTTGCCATGAAGGAAACAAAAGGAATTTCTCTGGAACAAATACAGAAGAAACTGGGAATAGAATAA